One window of Novosphingobium sp. P6W genomic DNA carries:
- a CDS encoding hemolysin family protein — translation MTPFPWTDLLIIAGLILINGLFSMSELAIVSARAARLRAMADKGSRAAQTAMDLAADPGRFLSTVQIGITLIGIIAGAYSGSSLGGPVGERLTAMGLPVRFAGEAGFALVIIATTYASVVVGELVPKQLALRMAEPVALIMARPMSLLATIMGPFVWLLDRSSAVILRLFSIRRGDGEQLTAEELHMIFAEATRSGVIEEEERAMMTGVMRLAERPVRELMTPRNQIDWIDVDADEAQLRARIDASPHSLLPVAGDGSADNVIGILKVREVLACWVAGRPVDVRAMMRKAEVIPDQLDAMDALRKLQTAEVAMAVVHDEYGHLEGLVTPSDVLAALAGNFVAHQDEGDEPMIVVREDGSLLVSGAMPADALADRLAITLPGDREFATLAGYVLAVLKKVPREGEHFTEQGWRFEVIDMDGLKIDKILVNALIDEDADDGVSGDG, via the coding sequence GTGACGCCCTTTCCCTGGACTGACCTCCTCATCATCGCCGGCCTGATCCTGATCAATGGCCTGTTCTCGATGTCCGAACTGGCCATCGTTTCCGCGCGCGCAGCGCGTCTCCGGGCCATGGCCGACAAGGGGAGCCGCGCGGCGCAAACCGCGATGGACCTTGCCGCCGACCCGGGCCGCTTTCTGTCCACCGTGCAGATCGGCATCACTCTTATCGGCATCATCGCCGGTGCCTACTCGGGCTCCAGCCTGGGCGGCCCGGTGGGCGAACGGCTGACCGCGATGGGCCTGCCCGTTCGGTTCGCCGGAGAGGCCGGTTTCGCGCTGGTCATCATCGCCACGACATATGCCAGCGTCGTGGTGGGCGAACTGGTGCCCAAGCAACTGGCCCTGCGCATGGCGGAACCGGTGGCGCTGATCATGGCGCGGCCGATGAGCCTGCTGGCCACGATCATGGGCCCGTTTGTCTGGCTGCTGGACCGGTCTTCGGCGGTGATCCTGCGCCTCTTTTCGATTCGGCGCGGCGACGGTGAACAGCTCACCGCCGAAGAACTGCACATGATCTTCGCCGAAGCCACCCGCTCCGGCGTAATCGAGGAAGAAGAGCGCGCGATGATGACCGGCGTCATGCGCCTCGCCGAACGACCCGTTCGCGAGTTGATGACCCCGCGCAACCAGATCGACTGGATCGATGTCGATGCCGACGAAGCGCAGCTGCGCGCCCGGATCGATGCCTCGCCGCACTCGCTGCTGCCGGTGGCCGGTGACGGTTCCGCCGACAATGTGATCGGCATCCTCAAGGTGCGCGAAGTGCTGGCCTGCTGGGTTGCCGGCCGCCCGGTCGACGTGCGCGCGATGATGCGCAAGGCCGAGGTCATCCCGGACCAGCTCGACGCCATGGACGCCCTGCGCAAGCTGCAGACCGCCGAAGTGGCGATGGCCGTGGTCCACGACGAATATGGCCATCTGGAAGGCCTCGTCACGCCGTCCGACGTACTGGCGGCGCTGGCGGGCAATTTCGTCGCGCATCAGGACGAGGGCGACGAGCCGATGATCGTCGTGCGCGAAGACGGCTCGCTGCTGGTGTCCGGGGCAATGCCGGCCGACGCACTGGCCGACCGGCTGGCCATCACCCTGCCCGGCGACCGCGAATTCGCGACACTGGCCGGCTATGTGCTGGCCGTGCTGAAAAAGGTCCCGCGCGAGGGGGAACACTTCACCGAGCAGGGTTGGCGCTTCGAGGTCATCGACATGGACGGCCTGAAGATCGACAAGATCCTGGTGAACGCACTGATCGACGAGGACGCCGACGACGGAGTCTCCGGCGACGGCTGA
- a CDS encoding DUF1570 domain-containing protein, whose protein sequence is MRFKMVAAVLSVFLWPGLAHAAWLEASSEHFVIYADDNERDITRFSQQLERYHAGMALLLASKAPVPSPSSRVTVYVVRNKREVQALHGGDNKFLGGFYVPRAGGSLAIVPTVDSGNGAITMSMVVLLHEYAHHFLISSNSMPMPRWFSEGAAEFFASAKFEADGGVWLGRPAQHRAGELYLARDVKAADLLDPTEYDKSKHTAYDAFYGKSWLLYHYLTFDVARSGQLGRYLALLQDGKGQRDAALEAFGDFDVLEKDLDKYLSKNKMSALKLTAEKVPIGAISLRALPAGEAAMMPVRIRSKRGTSPEEAPTLLAEARTVALRYPGDAAVLSALAETEYDAGHDKEAIAAADAALALDPKQVNAYVQKGLALFRIAPEADDTAAAYKAARAPFIALNRIENDHPLPLVYFYRSFVEQGEKPPALALDGLIRAMQLAPFDLGLRMTLGHALVGLGRRDDARTVLLPVAYNPHGGGMSDFARKMLDRINKDPAWKGEGDESEEASEAISE, encoded by the coding sequence ATGCGATTCAAGATGGTGGCGGCGGTGCTGTCCGTATTTCTGTGGCCGGGCCTTGCCCATGCCGCATGGCTCGAAGCGTCGAGCGAACACTTCGTCATCTATGCCGACGATAACGAGCGTGACATCACCCGGTTCTCGCAGCAGCTCGAACGGTACCACGCGGGCATGGCGCTGCTGCTGGCCTCGAAGGCGCCGGTGCCCAGCCCTTCGAGCCGGGTCACCGTCTATGTGGTGCGTAACAAGCGCGAGGTGCAGGCACTGCACGGCGGCGACAACAAGTTCCTCGGCGGCTTCTACGTACCGCGCGCTGGCGGATCGTTGGCGATCGTGCCGACCGTCGATTCCGGCAATGGCGCGATCACGATGTCGATGGTGGTGTTGCTGCACGAATATGCCCACCATTTCCTGATTTCGTCGAATTCGATGCCGATGCCGCGCTGGTTCAGCGAAGGCGCCGCCGAATTCTTCGCCTCGGCCAAGTTCGAGGCCGATGGCGGGGTGTGGCTGGGCCGCCCGGCGCAGCACCGCGCGGGCGAACTGTACCTTGCCAGGGATGTGAAGGCGGCAGACCTGCTCGACCCCACCGAATACGACAAAAGCAAGCATACCGCCTACGATGCCTTCTACGGCAAGAGCTGGCTGCTCTATCACTACCTGACGTTCGATGTCGCACGCAGCGGCCAACTGGGGCGCTACCTCGCGCTGCTGCAAGATGGCAAAGGCCAGCGCGATGCCGCGCTGGAGGCATTCGGCGATTTCGACGTACTGGAAAAGGATCTCGACAAGTATCTGAGCAAGAACAAGATGTCGGCGCTCAAGCTGACGGCGGAGAAAGTGCCCATCGGCGCGATCAGTCTTCGTGCTCTGCCGGCGGGTGAAGCGGCAATGATGCCGGTGCGGATACGATCGAAGCGCGGCACATCGCCCGAGGAAGCGCCGACGCTGCTGGCCGAGGCCCGCACTGTCGCGCTGCGCTACCCCGGCGACGCTGCCGTTCTGTCCGCTCTGGCAGAAACCGAATACGATGCTGGCCACGACAAGGAGGCCATCGCCGCCGCCGATGCGGCGCTGGCGCTCGATCCCAAACAGGTCAACGCCTACGTCCAGAAGGGGCTGGCGCTGTTCCGCATCGCGCCCGAGGCTGACGATACCGCGGCGGCCTACAAGGCCGCGCGCGCGCCCTTCATCGCCCTCAACCGGATCGAGAACGACCATCCGCTTCCGTTGGTGTACTTCTATCGCAGCTTTGTCGAGCAAGGCGAGAAGCCGCCGGCGCTGGCACTCGACGGATTGATTCGGGCCATGCAATTGGCCCCTTTCGATCTCGGCCTGCGGATGACCCTGGGTCATGCACTGGTCGGGCTCGGTCGGCGGGACGATGCGCGCACCGTGCTGTTGCCCGTGGCCTACAACCCGCACGGCGGCGGCATGAGCGACTTCGCGCGCAAGATGCTCGACCGGATTAACAAGGACCCGGCGTGGAAGGGTGAGGGGGATGAATCTGAAGAAGCCAGCGAGGCCATTTCCGAATGA
- a CDS encoding OmpA family protein, whose product MKNSRLITSAAAVFALVTVSACVTDPNTGERKVSRTAIGGAGGAGLGYLLGSVIGGKTARIVGAGIGGVAGGVVGYQMDKQIKELKEQTAGSGIDVTQQGDGILVNLPDVTFAVDSTVISTSFQASLDKVAQSMVQYPNSLVDVYGHTDSTGSAAHNMDLSKRRADSVGRYLISRGVSSSRIQTQGMGMNYPVSDNTTAEGRALNRRVEIKITPVTTDDASGAK is encoded by the coding sequence ATGAAGAATTCGCGCCTAATTACATCGGCAGCGGCAGTGTTCGCGCTGGTTACGGTTTCTGCCTGCGTCACCGATCCCAACACTGGTGAGCGCAAGGTTTCGCGCACCGCGATCGGCGGTGCCGGCGGTGCTGGCCTTGGCTATCTGCTGGGCAGCGTCATCGGCGGCAAGACCGCGCGTATCGTCGGTGCGGGCATCGGCGGCGTGGCCGGCGGTGTCGTCGGCTACCAGATGGACAAGCAGATCAAGGAACTGAAGGAGCAGACCGCAGGTTCCGGCATCGACGTCACCCAGCAGGGCGACGGCATCCTGGTGAACCTGCCCGACGTGACCTTCGCTGTCGATTCGACGGTCATCAGCACCTCGTTCCAGGCTTCGCTGGACAAGGTCGCGCAGTCGATGGTCCAGTATCCCAACAGCCTCGTCGATGTGTACGGCCACACCGATTCGACCGGCTCCGCTGCGCACAACATGGACTTGTCCAAGCGCCGCGCCGATTCGGTGGGCCGCTATCTAATCAGCCGCGGGGTTTCCTCCTCGCGCATCCAGACGCAGGGTATGGGCATGAATTATCCGGTGTCCGACAATACAACGGCCGAAGGCCGCGCGCTCAACCGCCGTGTCGAGATCAAGATCACACCGGTGACGACGGACGACGCTTCCGGCGCCAAGTAA
- a CDS encoding DUF3035 domain-containing protein, with product MRMKKTGAFVLVATGAVLLSACGSTGLFNRAGPDEFAVQRQTPLVVPPDFSLSPPKEGQPRPADDSLQQQTLDALFGGPQARSDIEKSTLALAGTSEPAIRSTVGDPGTYAVAKGQVTRAILAAPEGDGRDAQTAIGT from the coding sequence ATGCGCATGAAGAAAACCGGTGCCTTCGTCCTTGTCGCGACCGGCGCCGTCTTGCTGTCGGCTTGCGGCAGCACCGGCCTGTTCAACCGGGCCGGACCTGACGAATTTGCTGTGCAGCGCCAGACTCCGCTGGTCGTGCCGCCAGACTTTTCGCTGAGCCCGCCCAAGGAAGGCCAGCCCCGCCCCGCCGACGACTCGCTTCAGCAGCAGACGCTCGATGCGCTGTTCGGCGGCCCTCAGGCGCGCAGCGACATCGAGAAGTCGACGCTGGCGCTGGCCGGCACGTCGGAGCCGGCGATCCGCTCCACCGTAGGCGATCCGGGGACTTACGCCGTTGCCAAGGGGCAGGTGACCCGCGCAATCCTCGCCGCGCCGGAAGGCGATGGCCGCGATGCGCAGACCGCCATCGGCACCTGA
- the lspA gene encoding signal peptidase II, with product MTAATNPWRNRLIGLLIAAVVFAIDVGIKDWVVHGLRLQEIGQVYVLPFFNFTWTQNFGVSLGLFTAGSPEARWALVAMTGAIAAFVFVWLLRERKLAEIAALGMVLGGAAGNIRDRFAVGYVIDYADLHIGGFRPFLIFNLADAAITIGVLIILARSLLSREKPDAEADSAPEAQKNAS from the coding sequence GTGACCGCTGCAACTAACCCCTGGCGTAACCGCCTGATCGGCCTGCTGATCGCGGCGGTGGTCTTCGCCATCGATGTGGGCATCAAGGACTGGGTGGTTCACGGCCTGCGTCTGCAGGAAATCGGCCAAGTCTACGTGCTGCCGTTCTTCAACTTCACCTGGACGCAGAACTTCGGTGTCTCGCTGGGCCTGTTCACCGCAGGCTCGCCCGAGGCGCGCTGGGCGCTGGTGGCGATGACCGGGGCGATTGCCGCTTTCGTGTTCGTCTGGCTGCTGCGTGAGCGCAAGCTGGCCGAGATTGCTGCGCTGGGCATGGTCCTGGGCGGCGCCGCCGGCAACATCCGCGACCGTTTCGCGGTTGGCTATGTGATTGACTATGCTGACTTGCACATAGGCGGATTTCGTCCGTTTCTCATTTTCAATCTCGCCGATGCGGCCATCACCATCGGCGTCCTGATTATCCTTGCCCGATCACTGCTTTCGCGCGAAAAGCCCGATGCAGAGGCGGATTCCGCCCCCGAGGCTCAAAAGAATGCGAGTTGA